One window from the genome of Synechococcus sp. PROS-7-1 encodes:
- a CDS encoding FAD-binding oxidoreductase, whose product MGAGIVGTATSWHLSRLGHAVVLVDPCLASAVPEASSQRRLNGSTASLGVLMGHAFRRSSGRGWRLRQQSMALWAAWVSQLDHPTSPLSLQTPLVQLAASDEEAERMRQLAQARQGRGLQFLEEPALPPAPTPWPRPGHGALLSDQDGRVDPLALLRALRRAFAAQGGEMQATTAQCLERSGAGGQGRWRVITANGDLLHVDAVVICSALGSSQLIEPLGHHRPMEAVLGQVLELKRQDPQPSWENWPAVLTCGGINLIPHGDRQLWLGATVEPGTVGDASLVSAMKTLNNLAPAWLKDAECIGQWQGLRARPQDQPAPLLEHLEPGLILASGHYRNGVLLAPASAEWVGQQIDSSILTGS is encoded by the coding sequence ATTGGTGCCGGCATTGTCGGCACCGCCACCTCCTGGCATCTCAGCCGCCTTGGACATGCAGTGGTGCTGGTGGACCCTTGCCTGGCATCAGCAGTTCCAGAGGCATCGAGTCAACGCCGTTTGAACGGGAGCACAGCGTCCCTCGGCGTTCTCATGGGCCATGCCTTTCGCCGTTCCAGCGGCCGAGGTTGGCGTTTACGCCAGCAGAGCATGGCCCTCTGGGCTGCTTGGGTCTCACAGCTTGACCATCCAACTTCACCGCTCAGCCTGCAGACCCCTCTGGTGCAGCTCGCTGCAAGCGACGAAGAAGCAGAGCGCATGCGACAGCTCGCGCAAGCCAGGCAGGGAAGAGGACTGCAGTTTCTCGAAGAGCCAGCATTGCCTCCAGCGCCAACACCATGGCCGCGACCTGGCCATGGCGCTTTGCTCTCTGATCAGGATGGACGGGTGGACCCTCTGGCGCTGTTGCGCGCCCTGCGACGGGCTTTCGCCGCGCAAGGCGGAGAAATGCAGGCGACCACGGCTCAGTGTCTGGAGCGCTCCGGTGCCGGGGGCCAAGGTCGCTGGCGCGTGATCACGGCCAATGGGGATCTGCTGCACGTTGATGCCGTGGTGATCTGTTCGGCCCTGGGTAGTTCGCAATTAATCGAACCCTTGGGACACCACCGACCCATGGAGGCCGTGCTGGGGCAAGTGCTGGAGCTGAAACGACAGGACCCTCAACCCAGCTGGGAGAACTGGCCAGCCGTACTCACCTGTGGCGGCATCAATCTGATCCCCCACGGCGATCGACAGCTGTGGCTGGGAGCCACCGTTGAGCCGGGCACGGTGGGTGATGCCTCGCTCGTGTCCGCGATGAAAACGCTGAACAACCTGGCGCCCGCGTGGTTGAAGGATGCTGAATGCATCGGCCAGTGGCAAGGATTGCGCGCCCGCCCGCAGGACCAGCCGGCACCGCTGCTGGAGCATTTGGAACCGGGCTTAATTCTGGCCTCTGGCCACTACCGCAATGGCGTGCTGCTGGCTCCAGCCAGCGCCGAATGGGTGGGCCAACAAATTGATTCATCAATCCTTACCGGCTCTTAA